From a single Staphylococcus epidermidis genomic region:
- a CDS encoding adenylosuccinate synthase has protein sequence MSSIVVVGTQWGDEGKGKITDFLAEQADVIARFSGGNNAGHTIQFGGETYKLHLVPSGIFYKDKLAVIGNGVVVDPVALLKELDGLNERGISTDNLRISNRAQVILPYHLAQDEYEERRRGDNKIGTTKKGIGPAYVDKAQRIGIRMADLLEKETFERRLKENIEYKNAYFKGMFNETCPTFDEIFDEYYAAGQRLKDYVTDTAKILDDANVADEKVLFEGAQGVMLDIDHGTYPFVTSSNPVAGNVTVGTGVGPTSVSKVIGVCKSYTSRVGDGPFPTELFDEDGHHIREVGREYGTTTGRPRRVGWFDSVVLRHSRRVSGITDLSINSIDVLTGLDTVKICTAYELDGEKITEYPANLDQLRRCKPIFEELPGWTEDITGCRSLDELPENARNYLERISELCGVHISIFSVGPDREQTNLLEQLW, from the coding sequence ATGTCATCAATCGTAGTAGTTGGGACACAATGGGGAGACGAAGGTAAAGGTAAAATAACAGACTTTTTAGCAGAGCAAGCAGACGTAATTGCTAGATTTTCTGGTGGTAACAATGCGGGACATACGATTCAATTCGGTGGAGAAACTTACAAATTACACTTAGTGCCATCAGGCATCTTTTATAAAGATAAATTAGCAGTAATCGGTAACGGTGTAGTTGTAGATCCAGTCGCATTATTAAAAGAACTAGATGGGTTAAATGAACGTGGTATTTCAACTGACAATCTACGCATCTCAAATCGCGCACAAGTCATTTTACCTTATCACCTAGCTCAAGACGAATATGAAGAACGTCGTCGTGGCGATAATAAAATTGGTACAACGAAAAAAGGTATCGGCCCAGCATACGTAGATAAAGCACAACGAATCGGTATTCGCATGGCAGACTTATTAGAAAAGGAAACATTCGAACGCCGACTTAAAGAAAATATTGAATATAAAAACGCATACTTTAAAGGCATGTTTAACGAAACTTGTCCAACATTCGATGAAATCTTTGACGAATATTATGCTGCAGGTCAACGTTTAAAAGACTATGTGACAGACACAGCTAAAATTTTAGACGATGCAAATGTGGCTGATGAAAAGGTATTATTCGAAGGTGCACAAGGTGTCATGTTAGATATCGACCATGGTACATATCCATTCGTTACATCTAGTAATCCAGTTGCAGGTAACGTTACAGTAGGTACAGGTGTTGGCCCTACATCAGTGTCTAAAGTGATTGGTGTATGTAAATCATATACATCTCGTGTAGGTGACGGTCCATTCCCAACTGAACTTTTTGATGAAGATGGCCACCATATTAGAGAAGTGGGTCGTGAATATGGTACAACTACTGGACGTCCACGTCGTGTAGGTTGGTTCGACTCAGTTGTATTACGTCATTCACGTCGTGTAAGTGGTATCACAGATCTTTCAATTAACTCAATCGACGTTTTAACAGGATTAGACACAGTTAAAATTTGTACTGCTTACGAATTAGATGGTGAAAAAATTACTGAATACCCAGCAAACTTAGATCAATTAAGACGTTGTAAACCTATCTTCGAAGAGCTTCCAGGTTGGACTGAAGACATTACAGGTTGTCGTAGTTTAGATGAACTTCCTGAGAATGCACGTAATTACTTAGAGCGTATTTCAGAATTATGCGGTGTCCATATTTCAATCTTCTCAGTAGGTCCAGACCGCGAACAAACGAATTTATTAGAGCAACTTTGGTAG
- the walK gene encoding cell wall metabolism sensor histidine kinase WalK, translating into MKWLKQLQSLHTKLVIVYVLLIIIGMQIIGLYFTNSLEKELLDNFKKNITQYAKQLDVNIEKVYKDKDKGSVNAQKDIQDLLNEYANRQEIGEIRFIDKDQIIMATTKQSNRGLINQKVNDGSVQKALSLGQTNDHMVLKDYGSGKERVWVYNIPVKVDKQTIGDIYIESKINDVYNQLNNINQIFIVGTAISLFITVILGFFIARTITKPITDMRNQTVEMSKGNYTQRVKIYGNDEIGELALAFNNLSKRVQEAQANTESEKRRLDSVITHMSDGILATDRRGRVRIANDMALKMLGLAKEDVIGYYMLGVLNLENEFSLEEIQENSDSFLLDINEEEGIIARVNFSTIVQETGFVTGYIAVLHDVTEQQQVERERREFVANVSHELRTPLTSMNSYIEALEEGAWQDKELAPSFLSVTREETERMIRLVNDLLQLSKMDNESDQITKEIIDFNMFINKIINRHEMAAKDTTFVREIPQQTIFAEIDPDKMTQVFDNVITNAMKYSRGEKRVEFHVKQNALYNRMTIRIKDNGIGIPINKVDKIFDRFYRVDKARTRKMGGTGLGLAISKEIVEAHNGRIWANSVEGQGTSIFITLPCEIIEDGDWDE; encoded by the coding sequence ATGAAGTGGCTTAAACAACTACAATCCCTTCACACGAAACTCGTTATTGTTTATGTACTACTCATTATTATTGGTATGCAAATCATCGGTTTGTATTTTACGAATAGTTTAGAAAAGGAATTACTCGATAACTTCAAGAAGAACATAACACAATATGCGAAGCAATTAGACGTCAATATTGAAAAGGTTTATAAGGATAAAGATAAAGGTTCAGTCAACGCTCAAAAGGATATCCAAGACCTTTTGAATGAATATGCGAATCGTCAAGAAATAGGAGAAATACGCTTTATTGATAAAGACCAAATCATCATGGCAACAACCAAGCAGTCTAACCGTGGTCTTATCAATCAAAAGGTTAACGACGGGTCAGTTCAAAAGGCGCTCTCCTTAGGGCAAACGAATGATCATATGGTTCTTAAGGATTACGGAAGTGGTAAAGAGCGTGTTTGGGTATATAATATACCGGTTAAAGTCGATAAACAGACAATCGGTGATATATACATAGAATCGAAAATTAATGATGTATACAATCAGCTGAACAACATTAATCAGATATTCATCGTAGGGACAGCGATATCACTATTCATTACAGTGATACTAGGATTCTTCATTGCACGAACGATTACTAAGCCGATAACCGATATGCGTAACCAAACCGTCGAGATGTCTAAAGGTAACTACACGCAACGAGTGAAGATATACGGTAACGATGAAATCGGTGAGCTCGCACTTGCCTTCAATAACTTATCGAAACGTGTCCAAGAAGCACAAGCGAATACAGAAAGTGAGAAACGTCGTCTAGATTCCGTTATCACGCATATGAGCGATGGTATTCTTGCGACAGATCGCCGTGGACGTGTACGTATTGCAAACGACATGGCGCTGAAAATGCTCGGTCTCGCGAAAGAAGATGTCATCGGCTACTACATGCTTGGTGTCCTTAACTTAGAAAATGAATTCTCATTAGAGGAAATTCAAGAAAATAGTGATTCTTTCTTGTTAGATATTAACGAAGAAGAAGGCATTATTGCACGCGTAAACTTTAGTACGATTGTACAAGAAACAGGTTTCGTGACAGGTTACATTGCCGTACTACATGATGTCACTGAACAACAACAAGTCGAACGTGAACGTCGCGAATTCGTTGCGAATGTTTCACACGAATTACGTACACCACTGACATCTATGAATAGTTATATCGAAGCACTTGAAGAAGGTGCTTGGCAAGATAAAGAGCTGGCACCATCATTCCTATCTGTCACACGCGAAGAGACTGAACGTATGATTCGTTTAGTGAATGATTTACTTCAATTATCTAAAATGGATAATGAATCAGATCAAATTACGAAAGAAATTATCGACTTCAATATGTTTATCAACAAAATTATTAACCGTCATGAAATGGCAGCGAAAGATACAACATTCGTACGTGAAATTCCACAGCAAACCATCTTTGCTGAAATCGATCCAGATAAGATGACACAAGTATTTGATAATGTCATTACCAATGCAATGAAATATTCACGTGGCGAGAAACGTGTTGAGTTTCATGTGAAACAAAATGCACTTTACAATAGAATGACGATTCGTATTAAAGATAATGGTATTGGAATACCGATTAACAAAGTAGATAAAATATTTGATAGATTCTATCGTGTAGATAAAGCACGTACACGTAAGATGGGTGGTACAGGACTTGGTCTAGCTATTTCCAAAGAGATTGTCGAAGCACATAACGGTCGAATTTGGGCTAACAGTGTAGAAGGACAAGGTACGTCAATCTTTATTACACTTCCTTGCGAAATCATTGAAGACGGTGATTGGGATGAATAA
- the rplI gene encoding 50S ribosomal protein L9, which translates to MKVIFTQDVKGKGKKGEVKDVPVGYANNFLLKNKYAVEATPGNLKQLEQQNKRAEADRQQEIDDAKALKEQLKDIEVEVSAKTGEGGKLFGSISTKQIAEALKKQHDIKIDKRKMDLPHGIHALGYTNVPVKLDKEVEGTIRVHTVEQ; encoded by the coding sequence ATGAAAGTAATTTTCACACAAGATGTTAAAGGTAAAGGTAAAAAAGGCGAAGTTAAAGATGTACCAGTAGGTTACGCAAATAACTTCTTACTTAAAAATAAATATGCTGTAGAAGCAACTCCTGGTAACTTAAAACAATTAGAACAACAAAATAAACGTGCCGAAGCAGATAGACAACAAGAAATCGATGATGCAAAAGCACTTAAAGAACAGTTAAAAGATATCGAAGTTGAAGTATCAGCTAAAACAGGTGAAGGCGGCAAACTATTTGGTTCAATCAGTACGAAACAAATTGCCGAAGCACTAAAAAAACAACATGATATTAAAATCGACAAACGTAAAATGGACTTACCGCATGGTATTCATGCACTAGGATATACTAATGTTCCAGTGAAATTAGACAAAGAAGTCGAAGGTACAATCCGTGTGCACACTGTAGAACAATAA
- the yycF gene encoding response regulator YycF, giving the protein MARKVVVVDDEKPIADILEFNLKKEGYDVYCAYDGNDAVDLIYEEEPDIVLLDIMLPGRDGMEVCREVRKKYEMPIIMLTAKDSEIDKVLGLELGADDYVTKPFSTRELIARVKANLRRHYSQPAQEVSGATNEITIKDIVIYPDAYSIKKRGEDIELTHREFELFHYLSKHMGQVMTREHLLQTVWGYDYFGDVRTVDVTIRRLREKIEDDPSHPEYIVTRRGVGYFLQQHD; this is encoded by the coding sequence ATGGCTAGAAAAGTTGTTGTAGTTGACGATGAAAAACCAATTGCTGATATTTTAGAATTTAATTTAAAAAAAGAAGGTTACGACGTATATTGCGCTTATGACGGTAATGACGCAGTAGATTTAATCTATGAAGAAGAACCAGATATCGTCTTACTTGATATCATGTTACCTGGTAGAGATGGTATGGAAGTATGTCGTGAAGTGCGTAAAAAGTATGAAATGCCGATTATCATGCTGACAGCGAAAGATTCTGAAATTGATAAAGTATTAGGCCTTGAATTAGGTGCAGATGATTACGTAACTAAACCATTTAGTACTCGTGAACTCATCGCACGTGTGAAAGCGAACTTACGCCGTCATTATTCACAACCAGCTCAAGAAGTAAGTGGTGCGACAAATGAAATTACAATTAAAGATATTGTGATTTATCCAGATGCATATTCAATTAAAAAACGTGGAGAAGACATTGAATTAACGCATCGTGAATTCGAGCTATTCCATTATCTTTCTAAACATATGGGTCAAGTCATGACACGTGAACACTTACTACAAACAGTGTGGGGTTACGATTATTTTGGTGATGTTCGTACTGTGGACGTAACAATTCGCCGTTTAAGAGAAAAAATTGAAGATGATCCATCTCATCCAGAATACATTGTGACACGTAGAGGCGTTGGATACTTCCTCCAACAACATGATTAG
- a CDS encoding AzlD domain-containing protein gives MTTDLHTLVLIILCGVVTLLIRVIPFVMISRVNLLAIVIKWLSFIPITLFTALIIDGVIQQHDHAFGYTLNLPYIIAIVPTVMLAIFTRSLTVTILVGIFVIVCLRLIF, from the coding sequence ATGACGACAGATTTACATACATTAGTACTTATTATTTTATGTGGCGTGGTCACATTACTCATTAGAGTTATTCCATTTGTTATGATATCGCGTGTCAACTTACTAGCAATTGTAATTAAATGGCTTTCTTTTATTCCTATCACTTTATTTACAGCTCTTATTATAGATGGTGTAATTCAACAACATGATCATGCATTTGGTTATACGCTTAATTTACCTTATATTATTGCAATCGTGCCAACTGTGATGCTCGCTATTTTCACACGTAGTCTAACAGTGACAATTCTCGTAGGTATATTTGTCATTGTTTGCTTACGTTTAATCTTTTAA
- the metX gene encoding homoserine O-acetyltransferase MetX has translation MTNYTVNTLELGEFITESGETIDHLRLRYEHVGLPGQPLVVVCHALTGNHLTYGTDAQPGWWREIIDGGYIPVHDYQFLTFNVIGSPFGSSSKLNDDNFPEYLTLRDIVRAIELGIQALEFKKINILIGGSLGGMQAMELLYNRQFEVEKAIILAATDKTSSYSRAFNEIARQAIHIGGKEGLSIARQLGFLTYRSSKSYDQRFTPDEVVSYQQHQGDKFKEYFDLNCYLTLLDVLDSHHLDRGRDDVDEVFQSLETKVLTMGFIDDLLYPDDQVRALGERFKYHRHFFVPDNVGHDGFLLNFNDWAPNLYHFLNLKQFRRK, from the coding sequence ATGACGAATTACACGGTTAATACATTAGAACTAGGTGAGTTTATAACTGAATCTGGTGAAACGATTGATCATTTACGTCTACGTTATGAACATGTAGGACTTCCTGGTCAACCCCTTGTAGTTGTTTGTCATGCACTTACTGGCAATCATTTAACATACGGTACGGATGCGCAACCTGGCTGGTGGCGAGAAATCATTGATGGTGGCTACATTCCAGTTCATGATTATCAATTTCTTACATTCAATGTCATTGGAAGTCCATTTGGTTCGAGTTCTAAATTAAATGATGACAACTTCCCAGAATATTTAACATTGAGGGATATCGTTAGAGCTATTGAGTTAGGTATACAAGCATTAGAATTTAAGAAGATTAATATTCTCATTGGAGGCAGTTTAGGTGGCATGCAAGCGATGGAATTGCTTTATAATCGTCAATTCGAGGTGGAAAAAGCAATCATATTAGCCGCTACTGATAAAACGTCCTCCTATAGTCGTGCTTTTAACGAGATTGCAAGACAAGCTATACATATAGGTGGTAAAGAAGGTTTAAGTATCGCACGTCAACTCGGCTTCCTCACGTATCGATCGTCTAAAAGTTATGATCAACGTTTTACACCAGATGAAGTAGTGAGCTATCAACAACATCAAGGTGATAAGTTCAAAGAATATTTCGATTTAAATTGTTATTTAACACTGCTAGACGTCTTAGATAGTCATCATTTAGATAGAGGGAGAGATGATGTTGATGAAGTCTTTCAATCGTTGGAAACGAAAGTACTAACTATGGGCTTTATTGATGATTTACTTTATCCTGATGATCAAGTAAGAGCTTTAGGAGAACGTTTTAAATATCATCGTCATTTCTTCGTACCAGATAATGTTGGACATGATGGTTTTCTTCTAAATTTTAATGATTGGGCGCCTAATTTATATCATTTCTTAAATCTGAAACAATTCCGACGTAAATAG
- a CDS encoding DHH family phosphoesterase, translated as MNRQSTKKALLIPFILMVLTAIALVVVWFIFNQLVAGIATAILIVMIIISGVLLRKAFLKMDSYVDDLSGHISASSNKAIKHLPIGMIVLDEDNHIEWMNQFMTDHIETNVISENVNEVFPNILKQLEKVQEVEIENNNYYYHVRYSENEHCLYFFDMTETERTNELYEDSKPIIATIFLDNYDEITQNMNDTQRSEINSMVTRVISRWAQDYNIYFKRYNSDQFVAYFNQKILAELEDSNFEILSQLREKSVGYRAQLTLSIGVGEGTENLIDLGELSQSGLDLALGRGGDQVAIKNMNGNVRFYGGKTDPMEKRTRVRARVISHALKDILTEGDKVIVMGHKRPDLDAIGAAIGVSRFASMNNLEAFIVLNDSDIDPTLRRVMDEIDKKPELKERFVTSDEAWDMMTSKTTVVVVDTHKPEMVLDENVLNKANRKVVIDHHRRGESFISNPLLVYMEPYASSTAELVTELLEYQPTEQRLTRLESTVMYAGIIVDTRNFTLRTGSRTFDAASYLRAHGADTILTQHFLKDDVDTYINRSELIRTVKIQDQGVAIAHGSDDKIYHPVTVAQAADELLSLEGIEASYVVAKREDNLIGISARSLGSINVQLTMEALGGGGHLTNAATQIKGATIDEAIEQLQQAITEQMSRSEDA; from the coding sequence ATGAACCGTCAATCCACTAAAAAAGCTTTGCTCATACCGTTTATTTTAATGGTACTCACTGCCATAGCACTTGTCGTCGTGTGGTTTATTTTTAACCAATTAGTAGCAGGTATTGCTACAGCTATACTCATTGTGATGATTATTATTAGTGGCGTGTTATTGAGAAAAGCATTTCTAAAAATGGATAGTTATGTGGATGATTTAAGTGGTCACATCTCGGCAAGTAGTAACAAGGCGATTAAGCACTTGCCTATAGGGATGATTGTGTTAGATGAAGATAATCACATTGAGTGGATGAACCAATTTATGACAGATCACATTGAAACGAATGTGATTTCTGAAAATGTCAATGAAGTCTTCCCTAACATATTAAAACAACTGGAAAAAGTTCAAGAAGTAGAAATAGAAAACAACAATTATTACTATCATGTACGATATTCAGAAAACGAGCATTGTTTATACTTCTTTGATATGACTGAAACTGAACGTACAAATGAACTATATGAAGATTCCAAGCCGATTATTGCAACAATATTTTTAGATAATTACGATGAAATCACTCAAAATATGAACGATACACAACGTTCTGAAATTAACTCTATGGTGACACGTGTGATTAGTCGTTGGGCACAAGATTACAATATTTACTTCAAACGTTACAACTCAGATCAATTTGTAGCTTACTTTAACCAAAAAATATTGGCTGAACTAGAAGATTCTAATTTTGAAATCTTAAGCCAATTAAGAGAGAAGAGTGTGGGTTACCGCGCACAACTAACATTAAGTATTGGTGTAGGTGAAGGCACGGAGAACCTTATTGATTTAGGTGAATTATCACAATCTGGTTTAGACCTCGCGTTAGGTCGTGGTGGTGACCAAGTTGCAATTAAGAATATGAACGGCAATGTAAGATTCTATGGTGGTAAGACTGACCCTATGGAAAAACGTACGCGTGTACGTGCTCGTGTGATTTCACATGCCCTCAAAGATATTCTTACTGAAGGCGATAAAGTTATCGTTATGGGACATAAGCGACCAGATTTAGATGCTATAGGTGCAGCTATCGGAGTTTCGCGCTTTGCATCAATGAATAATTTAGAGGCATTTATCGTTCTTAATGATTCTGATATTGATCCGACATTACGTCGTGTTATGGATGAGATTGATAAGAAACCGGAACTAAAAGAACGCTTTGTAACATCGGATGAGGCTTGGGATATGATGACTTCTAAGACGACTGTCGTTGTTGTAGATACACATAAACCTGAAATGGTCTTAGATGAAAATGTCTTAAATAAAGCAAATCGCAAAGTAGTCATTGATCATCATAGACGTGGCGAAAGCTTTATTTCAAATCCATTACTTGTGTATATGGAACCTTACGCTAGCTCAACTGCTGAGCTCGTAACGGAATTACTAGAATATCAACCAACTGAACAGAGATTGACTCGTTTAGAATCAACTGTCATGTATGCAGGTATTATAGTAGATACAAGAAACTTTACGTTAAGAACAGGTTCCAGAACATTTGATGCCGCAAGTTATTTGCGTGCACATGGCGCTGATACAATCTTAACGCAGCATTTCTTAAAAGATGATGTCGATACGTATATCAATCGTTCAGAATTGATAAGAACAGTTAAGATACAAGATCAAGGTGTAGCCATTGCACATGGTTCAGATGATAAAATTTATCATCCTGTAACGGTTGCACAAGCTGCCGATGAGTTGTTAAGTTTAGAAGGCATTGAAGCATCTTATGTAGTAGCTAAACGTGAAGACAACCTGATTGGTATCTCAGCACGTTCTTTAGGTTCCATAAATGTTCAATTAACAATGGAAGCGTTAGGTGGCGGTGGCCATCTGACAAATGCTGCGACACAAATAAAAGGTGCGACAATAGATGAAGCAATAGAACAATTACAACAAGCAATTACAGAACAAATGAGTAGGAGTGAAGACGCATGA
- the dnaB gene encoding replicative DNA helicase, which translates to MDGMYEQNQMPHSNEAEQSVLGAIIIDPELINTTQEVLLPESFYRGAHQHIFRAMMHLNEDNKEIDVVTLMDQLSSEGSLNEAGGPQYLAELSTSVPTTRNVQYYTDIVFKHALKRKLIQTADSIANDGYNDELELDTILSDAERRILELSSTRESDGFKDIRDVLGQVYETAEELDQNSGQTPGIPTGYRDLDQMTAGFNRNDLIILAARPSVGKTAFALNIAQKVATHEDMYTVGIFSLEMGADQLATRMICSSGNVDSNRLRTGTMTEEDWSRFTIAVGKLSRTKIFIDDTPGIRINDLRSKCRRLKQEHGLDMIVIDYLQLIQGSGSRFSDNRQQEVSEISRTLKAIARELECPVIALSQLSRGVEQRQDKRPMMSDIRESGSIEQDADIVAFLYRDDYYNRGEGDEDDDDAGFEPQTNDDNGEIEIIIAKQRNGPTGTVKLHFMKQYNKFTDIDYAHADMS; encoded by the coding sequence ATGGATGGAATGTATGAGCAAAATCAAATGCCACATAGCAATGAAGCTGAACAATCTGTCTTAGGTGCCATTATTATAGATCCAGAACTCATTAATACTACTCAGGAAGTCTTGCTTCCTGAGTCGTTTTATAGAGGCGCCCATCAACATATTTTTCGAGCAATGATGCACCTAAATGAGGATAATAAGGAAATTGATGTTGTCACATTGATGGATCAATTATCAAGTGAAGGTAGCTTGAACGAAGCGGGTGGCCCTCAATATCTTGCCGAACTATCGACGAGTGTACCGACAACACGAAACGTTCAGTACTATACGGATATCGTTTTTAAACATGCGTTGAAACGGAAACTTATTCAAACCGCTGATAGTATAGCGAATGATGGCTATAATGATGAATTAGAATTAGATACGATTTTAAGTGACGCCGAACGACGTATTTTAGAACTATCTTCTACTAGAGAAAGTGATGGTTTTAAAGATATTAGAGATGTCTTAGGACAGGTATATGAGACCGCAGAAGAACTCGATCAAAATAGTGGTCAAACACCAGGTATTCCAACTGGTTATCGTGACTTAGATCAAATGACTGCTGGTTTTAACCGTAATGATTTAATCATTCTAGCGGCACGTCCTTCAGTAGGTAAGACTGCCTTTGCCTTAAATATTGCGCAAAAGGTTGCCACACATGAAGATATGTATACTGTCGGTATTTTCTCACTTGAGATGGGCGCCGACCAATTAGCAACACGTATGATTTGTAGTTCTGGTAACGTTGATTCCAATCGTTTAAGAACTGGGACGATGACTGAAGAAGATTGGAGTCGCTTTACGATTGCGGTAGGTAAGCTATCACGAACTAAAATCTTCATAGACGATACGCCAGGTATCCGTATCAATGATTTACGTTCTAAATGTCGTCGGCTCAAACAAGAGCACGGTCTTGATATGATTGTGATTGATTATCTACAATTGATTCAAGGAAGCGGATCACGTTTCTCAGATAACCGTCAACAAGAAGTTTCAGAGATTTCACGTACACTTAAGGCGATTGCACGTGAATTAGAATGCCCAGTTATTGCACTGAGTCAGTTATCACGTGGCGTTGAACAGCGACAAGACAAACGTCCTATGATGAGTGATATTCGTGAATCTGGGTCTATAGAACAAGATGCCGACATTGTCGCTTTCTTATATCGTGATGATTATTATAATCGTGGTGAAGGTGATGAAGATGATGACGATGCTGGTTTTGAACCACAGACAAATGATGATAACGGTGAAATTGAAATCATCATCGCCAAGCAACGTAACGGTCCAACAGGTACTGTGAAACTTCACTTTATGAAACAATATAATAAATTTACAGACATTGATTATGCTCATGCAGATATGTCATAA
- a CDS encoding YybS family protein: MGVAYVFSKIQPKATILAIISLLVVALVTHVLPVLGLILCLFATIPGIVLWNRSIQSFGISALVTVVLTTLLGNTFVLSMMVLILLLSAIIGQLLKERTSKERILYISTASLSLVTLIGWMLLQTFDKIPTAAVLIKPFKNAMHQAFLTSGIDSNYRQILEESFRQMTVQLPSFLIIVIFIFVLINLIITFPILRKFKVATPIFKPLFAWQMSRNLLWFYLIVLICVMIASEPSTFQSIVLNFDVVLSLVMYIQGLSVIHFFGKAKRWPNFATILVMVVGTLLTPATHIVGLLGVIDLCINLKKIIKK; encoded by the coding sequence ATGGGAGTGGCGTATGTGTTTTCAAAAATACAACCTAAAGCAACTATTTTAGCAATTATTTCATTATTAGTAGTCGCTTTAGTAACACATGTATTACCTGTTCTCGGCTTGATTTTATGTTTATTTGCAACGATTCCCGGTATTGTTTTATGGAATCGTTCCATACAATCATTCGGAATTAGCGCATTAGTAACAGTTGTACTTACAACATTATTAGGTAATACATTTGTCTTAAGTATGATGGTCTTAATCTTATTATTAAGTGCGATTATTGGACAATTACTTAAGGAAAGAACATCTAAAGAACGAATTCTTTATATTTCAACAGCTTCATTAAGTTTAGTTACACTTATTGGATGGATGTTATTACAAACATTCGATAAAATCCCGACGGCAGCTGTATTAATTAAGCCTTTTAAAAATGCAATGCATCAGGCTTTCTTAACAAGTGGAATCGATTCAAACTATAGACAGATTCTTGAGGAAAGTTTCCGACAAATGACGGTCCAACTCCCTAGTTTTCTAATTATAGTTATTTTCATTTTTGTCTTAATTAATCTGATTATTACATTTCCAATTTTACGCAAATTTAAAGTAGCAACACCTATTTTTAAACCTTTATTCGCATGGCAAATGAGCCGTAATTTACTATGGTTTTATCTTATAGTACTTATTTGTGTCATGATTGCAAGTGAACCAAGTACGTTCCAAAGCATCGTGTTAAACTTTGATGTTGTGTTATCATTAGTGATGTACATCCAAGGATTAAGTGTCATTCACTTCTTTGGTAAAGCTAAAAGATGGCCGAACTTCGCAACAATTCTTGTTATGGTAGTAGGGACACTTCTTACACCGGCAACGCATATTGTTGGATTACTTGGGGTAATTGATTTATGTATTAATTTAAAGAAAATAATAAAAAAATGA